ATACCTAACAATATTGTGACCTATTTTTCAATACTTTTCAGATGACCTCTAAGTATTTTTTTTTATTATTTGTTGCCTTTTCAATCAAATCAACTGAAGGATATAAAGAAACAGGTGAAAAATCATCATCCCCATATATTATTAAAGGACTCATTTTTTTTGTTTTTATTTTTTCAATAATCACGGGTTTATATTCATCAGGTAAATCAGTTATTATACTTATTTGTTTATCTAAAGGTATTTTTAAATCAAAATTCTTTATAAAAGGGTTTGTATTGCAGTAATATAAGTTAATTGAGCCTTCTCTCAATAGCTCAATCAAGGTTTGTTTAATTAATACAATATCTTTATATTTTCTAATTAAAGTCGGTACTGAACATCCATTACAGTCTCTACTTTTTAGATAATGATTTAAAATATATTTTAATATTTTCGATTTCATATTAGTCCTATAAAGTATGCGTTTGGCAATTATAAATTTTAAATAATAGCTCTCCGACTTTCTAAATTAATGTCAAATTTAATCAACTTGCCACGGATTTGCCACTGAATGATAAAAAGTACTCGAAAACAAAAAAATCAGCCTTAGTGAAAATGGCTGAAATTCAATAATAACTTAAAAAATAAAGAGTACCCTGGATTGGATTCGAACCAATGACCTACCGCTTAGAAGGACGTAAAAGCCTTCTATGACTGCTTTTGCGGGTTTTATATTATTTAATCGCATTTGTTTCCTGGCTTACCTTCGAGTCTCTTTCTCTTTTATCACAATTTTACTCATTTTTGAGGGCTTTATTGGGCTTGTTGCAACAAATTTGAAACAAGATTTCCTGAACATAGTCTCGGACCTCCCCCCTATAGATATATGCGAGCTTGCGAGTGTACTTTTTAAAGAAGGGCCCCGGGGGCAAGGATTTAAAAACATACCTTTATTATTATTAGTACCCATATTAAACCGCACCATTTTTTGAACTCTAAAAGTTCCAACAGCGAGGAATTTGATTAAATATTTTTATATCATATACTTTTAACTTAATGGATGTACAAAGTGCGTACGGTATGTTATATTGTAATTAAATACTTAAATTTTAAAAAAGGTGAATAAACATGGCAAGTCCTAAAAAAGTTCAAAAAGATGAAAGATTATTTCTAAGGGTAAGCTCTACACAAAAAGAAGTGCTAGAAAAAGCCGCTGAACTTAAACATACGTCTCTTACAAACTTTGTGCTTGAAAACTCTTATGCGGCGGCTCAGGAAGTTCTTGCAAATCAGGTGCATTTCATATTAACTGAGGAGCAATGGGAATTGTTCAATGAAGCTTTAAATTCTCCTCCTAAAGAAATAGCCGGTCTGAAAAAATTATTTTCAAAGCATAGTGTTTTCGATGCCGGATAAACTAAATTCACCAGTAATATTGACAAAAGAGCATGATGTAACTCAATTTGATTGCGGCAAGCCGGCATTAAACAATTATTTATTGAAAAATGCCTTGGATAATACATTAAACAATTCTTCCAAGTGCTACGTCACAACCAAAGGGAATAAAGTTGTCGGCTACTATTGTTTATCTGTATGCTCAGTTGAAAAAGTTTCTGCTCCTCCTAGAATTGGTCAGGGACTAGGCGGTTATCCAGTTCCTTTAATTTTAATAACAAGGCTGGCTGTTGATTTAACAGCACAAAACAAAGGAATAGGCTCTTCATTATTGATGAATGCTTTGCTGATGTCTATTCAAGTTTCCGCAAAGGTTGGAGTTAGAGGAATTATTGTTCATGCAAAAGACGAACAGGCTAAAGAATTTTACTTGAAATACGGCTTTGAACCTTCACCAATCGATAGTTTGCACTTGTACATATTAATAAAAGATATTAAAAAGACATTGGATTTGGATTAAAAAAATCATATTTATAACAAATAAGCACCGTGTAATATAATGAACGGTGCTTATTTGTACTTTAGTACCTTTTGATCCGGATAATAAAAAACTTATATAATATTAAAACACTTTTGAAGGGCTCTTTGAGCCTACTGACCAGAGAACCTAAGAGATTAAAACGAATCCGGCATGTATTTATAAGTATGTTATCTAGCTGTTTTAATTAAGACATTAGCTTAATGTGCCTCAAGGTCAATAATAGCAAGCTAATACACAAAGTTAAAATAGTTTAAATGTAAAACCCCAACATTCTAAGAGTTTTAGGAGCTGAGCTCTCTTTTTACAATAGTTTATTTAAATTGTTCATGAATAACAAAAAATTTCATAACTTATAATATTCCTTTGTATATTTTATTGAAATAGAAAACAGCTCTTTGCTGAATATTCTGATATACTTAGTTTGTTAGCTAATTAAGGTTATTATTGAATGTCTGGACTCTGGGATCAAAAAGGAATTCCACACAATGGTTGGAAATTTCTTGATATGGAAGATTTGGAAGATGATCGTATTTTTTGTCAAATGTGTCGGGGTGTTAAAATAAGATATGCCCATTCCCTAAGGCACCCTAATTATCCAGAAACATTAGTAGTTGGTTGTGAATGTGCGGCTAAAATGGAATCTGACTACACCTTAGCTAAATCAAGGGAAAAAAAATTTATTAATATATTGAAACGTAAAAAAAAATGGCTATCAAGAAACTGGCGACATAGTTCAAACGGAAATGATTATATAAATACAGATGGTTTTAATATAGTAATATTTCAAAAGGGTAGTCATTGGACAGGACGATTAAAAAATAAGGATACTGAATGCATATACAGTTTAAACTATTATAATACACAAGATGATGCCAAAAGAGCAGCTTTTGATAGGTTAATAGAGTTAAAAGATCATTATTTTTATTAAATTCAAAAACTATTTAATAAAAAGGGAATAATTACCTCTAAAATTTTTCATGTAATATTTTGTAAATATTTGTTTTAAGTCTAAGACACTTATGATTGTTATATTATTATGAATTTGTCAATAAGCTTGATTGAATTAAACAGAAAACATCAAAAATAATATCTTGTATTTTTCAAATAGTATGTTAAGCTTGAAATATGAATTAAATGAATTATATCAAGAAAAATTTAAGGAAATTTTATTTAATGTCAAATATCGAAGTTAAAAAATTACAAGACGTATGTCAAATTCAATTAGGTTATCAATTCAGGAAAAGATTTGAGCACGACCTAAGCGGTAATTATAGCGTTATACAAATGAAAGATGTAGAAGACTACTCTTTAAATATTTCTGAACTCTTAAAAGTTAAAATTGAAAAAGTTAAAAAGGAATATTTGATTAGTAAAAATACGATTTTATTTATGCCAAGAGGTTTTAATAATGATGCGATACTTATTAAAGAAGACCTTGAGGACACGATTGCAACTTCACAATTTTATATTTTAAAAGTTGCAGATCAATCGATACTGCCGGAATACTTAACTTGGTATATTAATCAACGGCCTGCCCAAAAGTATTTTGTAAGTAATAGAGCCGGTACTTCAATTCTTATTATTAATATCGGACAGTTGAAAGAACTTGAAGTCAGAATACCCGATATAAAAACTCAAGAAAATATTGTCAAAGCTTATGATTTAAGCCGTAGAGAAAAACAAATTTATCAGGAAATTACGGAAAAACGTCATCATTTAATCAACGAAATGTTATTAAGCAAAATTAATTTATAAAAAGGAGAATATAAAATGCCTACAATTGAAGAAGTCAGACAAGATGAAATTAACAATATAGCCTGGAAAGCTTGCGACACATTTAGAGGTGTTGTTGATCCGTCAGAGTATAAAAATTATATTTTAGTATTTCTGTTTATCAAATACTTAAGTGATGTATGGAAAGATAAACTTGAAAATTGTAAAAAAGAATTTGGCGACGATAAAGAGCGTATCGATCGCAGAATGAGTCGAGAAAGATTTATTCTTCCTGATAAATGTGATTTTGATTACATACACAGTATGCGACAAGAGACAAATATCGGTGAAATAATCAATCACGCCTTAGAAGAAATCGAAGAAGCCAATAAATCAAAGCTTGAAGGTGTATTCAGAAACATAGATTTCAACTCGGAAGCAAATCTCGGAGAGCCTAAAGATCGCAACAGAAGGCTTAAAAATCTTATTGAAGACTTTGCAGACGCGAAATTAGATTTAAGACCGTCTAAAATCAATAATAAAGATATTATCGGCAACACTTATATGTATTTAATAGGAAGATTTGCAAGTGATGCCGGCAAAAAAGGCGGCGAATTTTACACCCCTGATGAAGTTTCGATACTTCTTGCAAAACTCTTAATGCCTAAAGAGAGTTCCAGGATTTCAGACCCGACTTGCGGATCAGGTTCACTATTGATTCAAGTTGCAAAAGAAGTTAAAAGCTCTAACTTTTCTATTTTCGGTCAGGAAAGCAACGGAAGCACCTGGGCGCTTTGTAAAATGAATATGTTTCTGCACGAAATGGACAATGCTCGGATTGAGTGGGGCGATACTATCGGAAACCCCAAGCTTATTGAGAATGACAGATTAATGAAATTTGATATAGTTGTTGCTAATCCTCCTTTTTCACTTGATAAATGGGGTGCGGATGATGCGGCAGCAGATAAACACAATAGATTTCACCGAGGTGTTCCGCCTAAAAGCAAAGGCGATTATGCTTTTATTACTCACATGATAGAAACAGCAAGCGAAGGAACCGGAAAAGTCGGCGTTATAGTTCCTCATGGTGTTCTTTTCAGAGAAGCTGCCGAAGGAAAAATAAGAAGACAATTCATAGAAGAGAATATTCTTGAAGCTGTAATAGGTTTACCGCAAAATTTATTCTTCGGAACCGGTATTCCTGCTGCAATATTAATATTCAATAAGGGCAAAACCACTAAGGATGTTATTTTTATCGATGCAAGCAATGAATATGAAAGCGGTAAAAATCAAAATAAACTATCAGCAAAAAATATTGATAAGATCACGGAAACTTATATCAAAGGCGAAACAATCGACAAATACTCATACAAAGCCACCTATGAAGAAATTGTTAAAAATGAATACAATTTAAACATTCCTCGTTATGTAGACACCTTCGAGGAGGAAGAAGAAATCAATATAGCTGCTGTTCAAAATGAAATTAATTCTCTTGAAAGTGAGCTGGTCCAGGTTAAACATGAAATGGCAGGTTACTTACAAGAATTGGGGTTGTAAAATATGAAAAAAGTTCCGGATAATGAAATAACTTTTTATAATTCTCCTGACGGAAAAGTAAGTGTTGAAGTCCTTTATGCTGATGAAAATATTTGGCTTACCCAAAAGAAAATGGGCGAATTATTTGACACAACACCGCAAAACATAACTTCGCATTTAAAAAATATTTATAATGAAAAAGAACTTGAACTCGAAGCAACTTGTAAGGATTTCTTACAAGTTCAAAAAGAAGGTACTAGAGAGGTTTCCAGAAATTTAACTTTTTATTCTCTTGAAGCCATAATTGCTGTCGGTTATCGTGTAAATTCGGACAGGGGTACACAATTCAGGCAGTGGGCAACATCTATTTTGCAGAAATATATTCATAAAGGTTTTGTTGTCGACAGCGACCGTTTTAAATACGGTTCTAAATTCGGTGCAAGATTCTTTGACGAACTTTTAGAAGAAATCAGAGATATCCGCAGCAGCGAAAGAATATCTTATCAGAAAATAACTGACATTTATGCTACATCCATTGATTATTCAGCAAATACAGACTGTGTAAAAACTTTTTTTGCTACAGTTCAAAACAAATTGCATTTTGCTATAACCGGTAAAACGGCAGCAGAAATTGTCTCAACAAGAGTAGACAGTGACAAGCCGAATATGGGACTAACTTCCTGGAGAAAAGGTCCTCAAGGTAAAATAATGCCGGGTGATGTATCTGTTGCCAAAAATTATTTAGAAAAAGAAGAAATAAATCACTTAAACAGAATTGTATCAATGTACCTTGACCATGCGGAATTACAAGCTATCAGACAAAAACCAATGTACATGAAGGACTGGAGTGAAAAATTAAATGCGTTCTTGAAATTCAGTGAATATGAAATTCTGACAAATGCAGGAAAAATAAGCCACGAAGTAGCCAAATCGTTGGCATTAAAAGAATATGAAGAATATCGAAAAATACAAGACAAAAATTATGTGTCTGACTTTGATAGAGAAGTTAAAAAAATAAAAGCGATTGAAATTAAAAAGAATACGGATGTTAAGTAAATGACTCTTGAAGCTTTAGAAGCATATTTAAAATTTAATTTGGATACCTGTCAGGTTTGGCCGGACGGTAGCGTTATACATATAAGGCAGCGGGTTACTCTTTTAGAAGGACATTTAAAAATAGAAGTTTATCCTAAAGAACATGCGCCGGCTCATTTTCATGTTAAATATAACGACATAAATGCTTCTTTTGAGATTGAGAGTTGTAAGTTAGTTGCCGGTTCAATATCAAATAAAGATCATTGCATAGTAAAAGATTGGCACAGGCTTATGAAATCACATCTAATCGATGTTTGGAATAATACAAGACCGACAAATTGCCCCGTAGGAGTAATAAAATAATGGCAACAACAGCAGAAAAAATTGAAAATAAAGCAGGTTATAAAAAAACCGAACTCGGTTGGATTCCTGAAGAATGGGAAATTAAGAAAATAAAAGAAATTGTTTCTAAGGTTGGTAGTGGGATTACACCACGAGGAGGAAGTTCAACATATAAAAAAGAAGGCATCCCGTTCATACGTAGCCAAAATGTCCTTTATGGAAGACTTTCTTTTGATGATATAGCTTTTATTGATGAAAAACAGCACAAATCCATGTCAAACAGCATGGTAAAGCCGAATGACCTTTTAATGAACATAACTGGAGCATCAATAGGTAGAGCTTGTATAGTTCCTGCGAATGTTATTGAATCAAATGTAAACCAGCATGTTTGTATTATTCGAGTAAATAATTCTTTAGTACCTGGATTTTTACTTCATTTTCTTCTATCTCCCAAAGGACAAAATCAAATTGATACATTTCAGGCTGGCGGAAATAGGGAAGGTTTGAATTATGAACAAGTACGTTCTTTTAAAATTCCTTTCATTCCACTAACCGAACAACAAAAAATCGCTGAAATCCTCTCATGTTGGGATAAAGTTATAGAAAAGACAGAAAACCTAATAACCGCGAAAACTCAACTCAAAAATGCCTTTATGCAAAAGCTTCTTACGGGGAAGGTTAGATTTGAGGAATTTTCAGGACAAAAGTGGAAGCAATCTAAAATACAAGATATATTTGAGTCAAAGTCAGTAAAACACAATGGATCAGATTATTTACCTATTTTGTCTGTAACAAAAGATGGAATAAAACTTCAATCAGAACATTTTAAGAAACGAGTAGCAAGCAAAAATACGGCAGGTTATTTAATAGTTGAAAAAAATGAAATTGCAATGAGTGGGTTAAATTTTTGGATGGGCTCAATAGATATGCAACAAATAGTACCTAAAGGTATTATTTCTCCTGCTTATGAAGTATTTAAAATAAGAAATAATAATGCAGATAAGAAGTTTTTGAAATTTTTTGTTAGAAGTCATCTGATGTTAAAAATTTTAGTTGATTCATCAGTTCAAGGAGCTAGTATAGTTAGAAGAAATCTGAATTATAAAGGGTTTATGGCGAGTAAATTATATATACCTTCTCTTGAAGAACAACAAAAAATTGCAGCAGTTTTGAATTCTTGCGATAAAGAAACAGAACTTTTAAACAAACAGCTTGATGCACTTAAAGAGCAGAAAAAAGGCTTGATGCAGAAATTACTTACAGGGCAGATACGAGTTAAAATTTAAGGAGTTTTATCATGACAGACAAAAAACCTAAACAAATTCACGTTATGTATAACAAACAAAACAAAGAATGGTACGGCAAGCAAGACGGCGGAGAAAGAAAATCTTTTACTGCTCCGACTCAGGCAGATGCAATTGAAAGAGCAAAGCAAATAGCTCAAAATAAACAACAAGAATTATCAATCCACAGAAAAGATAATAATCAAATTCGTGATAAAAACAGTTATGGTAATGATAATTTTCCACCAAGAGGATAGAAAGGAGATAAAAATGAACATAAAAACAGTATTAGATAACGTGAACGCTATCAAAGAAATTGCTGATTCAATACAAAATATAGAACTAAAAAGCATAATAGTTGACTTAAAAGAACAGGTCTTAGAACTTAAAGAAGAAAATCTCAACTTGAAAGAAAAATTATCAAAGCAAGAAGATTTTAACATGATCTTTGAAGACAATAAGTACTGGAACACAAACGAGAATAACGTAAAAGACGGACCTTATTGTCCGGCTTGTTGGGATAATAATAAAAAAACTATTAGATTTAACGAAGCAAAAATGTCATTTCATTGTCCGGTATGTAAAAATACGGTATCTAAAAATCTTGATCGCCCCAATGTTGCTATAAGTATATAGAATTAAAGGTTTATAAAATGCAGACTATACCGTCATTACAAGAAGATCATATTTCGCAAATACCTGCTTTGCAGCTTTTGCAGAACTTAAATTATACTTATCTTACACCTCAAGAAGCCTTGCAGGGTAGACAAGGCAAGACTTCAAATGTCATTCTTGAGAATATTCTTGAAAATCAGCTTAAAAAAATCAACAAAATAACTTTTAAAGGTAAGCAGTCTGATTTTTCTGATTTAAGCATAAGAGGAGCTGTTCAGGCTCTTAAAGATGTTGTTTATGATGGTTTAGTACGCACAAATGAAAAGGTTTATGACCTTCTTACTCTCGGCAAAAGCTTTGAGCAGAATGTTGACGGCGATGTTAAAAGTTTTAATATTAATTTTATCGACTGGAAAACCTTTGATAATAACGTTTTTCATGTCACGGAAGAGTTTGAAGTGGCAAGAACCGCAAGCAATTCGACAAGACGACCCGACTTGATTCTTTTTTTAAACGGTATTCCTTTTGTTGTTATTGAGTGCAAACGCCCTGATCTTAGTACAACTGATAATTCTTTGCCGGTTGATCAGGCAGTTTCTCAACATATCAGAAACCAAAAAGAAGATGAAATCCCTAAGCTCTTTACTTATACACAACTTTTAATAGCAACAGACAAGAATAATGCAAAATACGCAACAACCGGCACAAAATCAAAGTTCTGGGCTGTATGGAAAGAAGAAAAAAATATTGAAGAAGAGCTTAAAACGCTTATAAATAAACCTCTGTCAGATGACAAAAAAGACAAATTATTTAAAGACCGCTTTAAATATGTAAAAGGTTTTTTTGACGAATTAGAAGCGCAAGGTAGAGAAGTGACGGAACAAGACAAGGTTATTTATTCGCTTTGTCAGCCTGAAAGACTTATCGAACTTGCATATAAATTTATAGTTTTTGACAACAACGAAAAAAAAGTTGCCCGATATCAGCAGTATTTTGCAGTAAAAGAATCTCTTGAAAGAGTTAAACACTTTGATCATGACGGAAGTCGTTTAGGCGGTGTTATTTGGCATACACAGGGAAGCGGAAAGTCTTTGACAATGGTAATGTTAGCAAAAGCAATTTCTCTTGAACCAAGCATCATAGACCCTAAGATTATTCTTGTTACAGACAGGGTTGATCTTGATGATCAGATTTATAAAACCTTCTATCAATGCGGTAAAAATCCCGTTCAAGCGGCAAGTGGCAACCATTTGGTTGAACTTATCGAACAAAAAAAAGAAAGTATTATAACGGTTATTATTGATAAATTTGTTGCAGCCGTTAATAAAAAGAACATCAAAAACGAATCGAGCAATATATTTGTACTTGTTGATGAAAGTCATCGGAGCCAATACAAAACAAAAAATACCATGATGAAAAAAGTCTTTCCGAAAGGCTGTTACATAGGTTTTACCGGAACCCCGATAAAAAAGAAAGACAAAAATACAACCGAAAAATTCGGCGGCATAATAGGCAAGCCTTACAAAATTGATGATGCTGTTGCAGATGCTACCGTTGTCCCCCTTCTGTACGAGGGAAGACACGCTTTGCAGGAAGTTAATCATAAGGCAATTGATAATTGGTTTGAAATCGTAACAAAATACCTTACGGATAAACAAAAAGAAGACTTAAAAAGAAAATACAGTTCTGCTGATCATTTAAACGAAGCTGATCAAAAGATTTACCGTATTGCTTATGATATTAGCGAACATTATAAAACAACTTGGCAGGGTACAGGTTTTAAAGGGCAACTAACGGCATCTTCAAAACTGGCTGCAATAAAATACAAAAAATATATGGATGAATTCGGACTTGTTTCAACAGAAGTTTTGATTTCGCCCCCTGATACAAGAGAAGGTCACGAAGACGTGCAGGAAGAAACAGAAGATTTAGTACAGGTCTTCTGGAAAAAAATGATTGAAAAGTACGGCAGCGATGAAAATTACACTAAACAAGTAATAAACTCATTTAAGCACGGCGAAACACCTGAAATTATTATTGTAGTTGATAAATTATTAACCGGATTCGATGAACCTAAAAACACAGTTTTATATATAGCTCGTTCATTAAGAGAACACACCTTATTG
The genomic region above belongs to bacterium and contains:
- a CDS encoding DUF1778 domain-containing protein; the encoded protein is MASPKKVQKDERLFLRVSSTQKEVLEKAAELKHTSLTNFVLENSYAAAQEVLANQVHFILTEEQWELFNEALNSPPKEIAGLKKLFSKHSVFDAG
- a CDS encoding GNAT family N-acetyltransferase; translation: MPDKLNSPVILTKEHDVTQFDCGKPALNNYLLKNALDNTLNNSSKCYVTTKGNKVVGYYCLSVCSVEKVSAPPRIGQGLGGYPVPLILITRLAVDLTAQNKGIGSSLLMNALLMSIQVSAKVGVRGIIVHAKDEQAKEFYLKYGFEPSPIDSLHLYILIKDIKKTLDLD
- a CDS encoding restriction endonuclease subunit S, with amino-acid sequence MSNIEVKKLQDVCQIQLGYQFRKRFEHDLSGNYSVIQMKDVEDYSLNISELLKVKIEKVKKEYLISKNTILFMPRGFNNDAILIKEDLEDTIATSQFYILKVADQSILPEYLTWYINQRPAQKYFVSNRAGTSILIINIGQLKELEVRIPDIKTQENIVKAYDLSRREKQIYQEITEKRHHLINEMLLSKINL
- a CDS encoding type I restriction-modification system subunit M, which encodes MPTIEEVRQDEINNIAWKACDTFRGVVDPSEYKNYILVFLFIKYLSDVWKDKLENCKKEFGDDKERIDRRMSRERFILPDKCDFDYIHSMRQETNIGEIINHALEEIEEANKSKLEGVFRNIDFNSEANLGEPKDRNRRLKNLIEDFADAKLDLRPSKINNKDIIGNTYMYLIGRFASDAGKKGGEFYTPDEVSILLAKLLMPKESSRISDPTCGSGSLLIQVAKEVKSSNFSIFGQESNGSTWALCKMNMFLHEMDNARIEWGDTIGNPKLIENDRLMKFDIVVANPPFSLDKWGADDAAADKHNRFHRGVPPKSKGDYAFITHMIETASEGTGKVGVIVPHGVLFREAAEGKIRRQFIEENILEAVIGLPQNLFFGTGIPAAILIFNKGKTTKDVIFIDASNEYESGKNQNKLSAKNIDKITETYIKGETIDKYSYKATYEEIVKNEYNLNIPRYVDTFEEEEEINIAAVQNEINSLESELVQVKHEMAGYLQELGL
- a CDS encoding virulence RhuM family protein; the encoded protein is MKKVPDNEITFYNSPDGKVSVEVLYADENIWLTQKKMGELFDTTPQNITSHLKNIYNEKELELEATCKDFLQVQKEGTREVSRNLTFYSLEAIIAVGYRVNSDRGTQFRQWATSILQKYIHKGFVVDSDRFKYGSKFGARFFDELLEEIRDIRSSERISYQKITDIYATSIDYSANTDCVKTFFATVQNKLHFAITGKTAAEIVSTRVDSDKPNMGLTSWRKGPQGKIMPGDVSVAKNYLEKEEINHLNRIVSMYLDHAELQAIRQKPMYMKDWSEKLNAFLKFSEYEILTNAGKISHEVAKSLALKEYEEYRKIQDKNYVSDFDREVKKIKAIEIKKNTDVK
- a CDS encoding DUF4160 domain-containing protein; its protein translation is MTLEALEAYLKFNLDTCQVWPDGSVIHIRQRVTLLEGHLKIEVYPKEHAPAHFHVKYNDINASFEIESCKLVAGSISNKDHCIVKDWHRLMKSHLIDVWNNTRPTNCPVGVIK
- a CDS encoding restriction endonuclease subunit S — protein: MATTAEKIENKAGYKKTELGWIPEEWEIKKIKEIVSKVGSGITPRGGSSTYKKEGIPFIRSQNVLYGRLSFDDIAFIDEKQHKSMSNSMVKPNDLLMNITGASIGRACIVPANVIESNVNQHVCIIRVNNSLVPGFLLHFLLSPKGQNQIDTFQAGGNREGLNYEQVRSFKIPFIPLTEQQKIAEILSCWDKVIEKTENLITAKTQLKNAFMQKLLTGKVRFEEFSGQKWKQSKIQDIFESKSVKHNGSDYLPILSVTKDGIKLQSEHFKKRVASKNTAGYLIVEKNEIAMSGLNFWMGSIDMQQIVPKGIISPAYEVFKIRNNNADKKFLKFFVRSHLMLKILVDSSVQGASIVRRNLNYKGFMASKLYIPSLEEQQKIAAVLNSCDKETELLNKQLDALKEQKKGLMQKLLTGQIRVKI
- a CDS encoding DUF2188 domain-containing protein gives rise to the protein MTDKKPKQIHVMYNKQNKEWYGKQDGGERKSFTAPTQADAIERAKQIAQNKQQELSIHRKDNNQIRDKNSYGNDNFPPRG
- a CDS encoding HsdR family type I site-specific deoxyribonuclease: MQTIPSLQEDHISQIPALQLLQNLNYTYLTPQEALQGRQGKTSNVILENILENQLKKINKITFKGKQSDFSDLSIRGAVQALKDVVYDGLVRTNEKVYDLLTLGKSFEQNVDGDVKSFNINFIDWKTFDNNVFHVTEEFEVARTASNSTRRPDLILFLNGIPFVVIECKRPDLSTTDNSLPVDQAVSQHIRNQKEDEIPKLFTYTQLLIATDKNNAKYATTGTKSKFWAVWKEEKNIEEELKTLINKPLSDDKKDKLFKDRFKYVKGFFDELEAQGREVTEQDKVIYSLCQPERLIELAYKFIVFDNNEKKVARYQQYFAVKESLERVKHFDHDGSRLGGVIWHTQGSGKSLTMVMLAKAISLEPSIIDPKIILVTDRVDLDDQIYKTFYQCGKNPVQAASGNHLVELIEQKKESIITVIIDKFVAAVNKKNIKNESSNIFVLVDESHRSQYKTKNTMMKKVFPKGCYIGFTGTPIKKKDKNTTEKFGGIIGKPYKIDDAVADATVVPLLYEGRHALQEVNHKAIDNWFEIVTKYLTDKQKEDLKRKYSSADHLNEADQKIYRIAYDISEHYKTTWQGTGFKGQLTASSKLAAIKYKKYMDEFGLVSTEVLISPPDTREGHEDVQEETEDLVQVFWKKMIEKYGSDENYTKQVINSFKHGETPEIIIVVDKLLTGFDEPKNTVLYIARSLREHTLLQAIARVNRLCEGKDFGYIVDYYGLLGELDTALTAYSSLEAFDEEDVKNSIRNVMDEVNTLSQKHSDLWDIFKTIRNKRDEEEYELLLGNEEIRKNFFERLCEYVKTLEIAMSTFKFVNETPDETIKMYKNDARFFLRLRVSVKKRYAETIDYKDYEKKVQKLIDTYITSDEIIQITEPVNIFDTEKFDAEVEKIGSLASKADTIAHRTSKTITEKWDEDPVFYRKFSEMLKDAIEAFKQKIMQAKNEFERKLSEREYYDVVQNIMNNVRNRSGDDLPEKLRHREVAKAFYGVSLELLDKYNDATFNAKEISADIAVKIDDIILQNKIVDWVNNQDIQNIMFNETEDFLFSIKGRYNLLLSYDDIDNIIEGCLKVARNRYQ